The sequence below is a genomic window from Pleurocapsa sp. PCC 7327.
AATGCGTTCGCGAACTCTAGCAACTAATTTTTTGGCTTTATCTCTTGACTTACTTCCCTTCTTTTTACGAGCTAGTAAGAGCTGTTTTCTAGCTAAGTTTTTTTCATGTTTTTTTATATGTCTAGGGTTGTTGTATTTGGATGTTTTACTACCGTCGTGAGTAATAGCAAAATCTTTTACTCCTAAATCAATCCCAATTACCTTACCCGTTACAACAACTTTAGGGGTTTCTTGTTTGGTATCAAATAACAACGAAGCATAGTATTTCCCTGTCGGTGTTTTAGTAAGAGTAACGGTTTTCAAATCTCCCTCAAATAATCGATGAATAGAAGCTTTTACTACACCAACTTGTGGGACTTTGATCCCACTATCAATTACCTGACAGTTTTGAGGATATTGCGCTGATTGTTTATCATGATAGGATTTGAAACGTGGGTACTTTGCTCTTTTCTCAAAAAAGTTTTTGAAAGCTTTAGTTAGGTTTAAAGTAGTTGATTGCAAAACTTGAGAATAACATTCTCCTAACCATGCAGTATCCTCTGATTTTTTTAGCTCCCTTAGAACTTTATTGAGAGCTATTTGAGTCAAACCTTTTCCTGTTTCTTTATATGTCTCATTGCATAAATTTAAAGCATAATTCCACCACCAACGAGCCGCACCCATGATTTGACCTAGTTTTTGGGATTGCTCTGAAGTTGGGTAAATTCTGACTTTGATGGCTTTATACAAGGTTTTCAGGCAAATTGTGGTTTATGGTAAAAGCATAGCACAAAAAAGCGGATGCGACCGACCTGCCGTAAAACGACGGGTCGCACGTGCACCTTACAAATCTTCCTAAAATTTTTTGAAAGTTATTAGAAATTATTAGCAATAGTAGTACAATACCTGATGCGGAAGCGATCGGCTATCTGCACAAGCATCTATATCGGAGCGAATAAAGGAGAAGGCTAAAAAACGTGAACAAAATTTCCCGGCGGGTCTTTTTAGGAACTAGCACAGCCGCGATCGCAGTCGCTGCCAGCCAACTGACAATAAGTTGCACTAATAGAACCAAACAAATTAACCTCTATTCATCCCGTCATTACAATACGGATACTCAGTTGTACGACGACTTTACCAAACAAACGGGAATCGAGGTAAATGTTGTCGAAGGGGAAGCCGATCAACTGCTAGAGCGAATTAAAAGCGAGGGAGCTAGCGGTCCGGCAGATGTTTTCGTCACTGTCGATGTCGCTCGTCTGTGGCGTGCCGAGGAAGCAGGAATTTTTGCACCTATTACCTCTTCAGTTATCGAACAGAGAATTCCCAAGTACATGCGACACCCTGAAGGTTACTGGTTTGGTTTCGCCAAGCGAGCGCGGGTCATCATGTACAACAAAGAGCGAGTCAAGCCCTCAGAACTTTCTACTTATGAGGCTCTTGCCGATCCTAAATGGAAAGGTAGGATTGTCGTTCGCCCCGCCAGCAATACCTACAATCAATCTTTAGTCGCCTCAATGATTGTGGCACATGGCCAGCAGGAAACCGAAAAATGGTGTCGGGGAATTGTCGCTAACTTGGCGCAACCGCCTCAAGGAAATGACATGAACCGCATTGAAGCTGTTGCCTCTGGCATAGCTGACCTGACGCTGGCAAACACTTACTATTTCGTCCGCTTTGCCAAATCCAAAGATCCAGCCAAGCAAGAAGTCTTCAAAAAAGTTGGCGTATTTTTCCCCAACCAAAAAGATCGCGGAGCGCACGTCAACCTAAGCGGTGCGGGCTTAGTGAAAACCTCTCGCAATCGAGAAGAAGCCATTCAATTTTTAGAGTTTCTCACAAGCGATACAGCTCAAGTCTTCTTAACCAAAGATAACTATGAATATCCTGCCGTTGAAGGCTTATCCCTAGACCCAGTTCTGGCTAGCTTGGGTTCTTTCAAGCCGGATTTAACCGATATCGCCTCCTACGGTCCCAATCTTGCTAAAGCTGTAGAAGTGATGGCTCGTGCTGGCTGGAAATAAAAAAATCTCAAGGCTAAATTCTGGAAAACAGAAAGCGTTGCTCGATCCCTTTCTATTAGCCATGTATACCAACAAGAGAGAGACCATGAACCATAAAAAAAGATTAAGTCAGAAACAGCTGTCTTGCTTGACAGCTATCCTGCTTAGTTTAGCGACTCTAGGCACTGGTTGCAGCAGTAACCCATCTACTCAAGCCGATCGAACTTCCGATAGCAATCCTCCGGCGGCGACAACAGAAACGCAAGCGGGAGAGGTTCGGGAGATTGTCGTCAGCGATTTTACCAACCGTGTCGTCGTTCCAACTTATCAAAATTTAGTCGCAAAAGCTGGAGAACTCTCCAAAGCCGTGAATGCTTACGTCGCCAACCCTAGCAACGCAACGTTGAAAGCAGCCCAGGAGGCTTGGAGAGACGCTCGCGTTCCTTGGGAACAGAGCGAAGCCTTTGCCTTTGGTCCAGCAGCTTCTCTCGGCTATGATGGGGACTTAGACGACTGGCCCGTCAACGAAACCGATGTCAAAGCCGTTCTAGCGAGCAAAGCCGAATTGAATCCCGACGCGATCGCGCAATTGCAAACTACTCAGAAAGGCTTCCATACCATTGAATATTTACTCTTTGGGTCGAATAACGATAGAAAAGCCCAAGATCTCTCCAAACGGGATCTGCAATTTCTGAAGCTTCTGGCAGATGCTCTCAACCAAACCGCCCAAGACCTAACCAAGAGTTGGAAAGAAGGAGTAGGAAGCAATCCAGCTTACAGTCAAGTCTTGGCAACGGCAGGAGATAGCAGCAACACCACCTATCCTACGGTCAATGCTGCCCTAGAAGAGATCGTCCAAGGCGCGATCGGCTGTTTGGATGAGGTCGCCAACGAGAAGATTGGAGAACCGCTCAAAGAAAAAACGACTAAAAATCTGGAAAGTCGCTTTAGCCATAGTTCCCTAGACGACTTTAAAAACAATATCCGCAGCATTGAAAATGCTTACCTGGGCAAAGTGGCTGAATCGAGTGCCAGTCGCGGCAAAAGCCTCAGCAACCTAGTCGCTCAAGCCGACCCAAAACTTGACGAACAGGTGAAAAGCGAGATTCAAGCAGCCCTGGCAGCTCTCGATGCCATCCCCAATCCCGTCGAGCCAAAAATGAGCGATGCAGCAGCTTTAGCCAAGATGGAAGCGGCTCAAAAAGCCATTCTTACCCTTCATGCAACGATGGAGCAGAAAGTTTTACCGCTCGTTAGGGGATAAGGAATGAAAGGGTTAGTGGTTAGTAGTGAGTAGAGCTGTTTGATAGCTAACAACTAACTAATTATTGGTAACTGCAATGAGCATATCTTCACTTCAATGGCAACCTAGAAAATCGTTTGCCCTCCTGGCGCTATTAATCGTGGCAGCGCTCGCGGGAATCGTTCTCTCCAAGCTATTGCACCGGGAGACAATCCCGCTAGCAGCAGGGGAGGCGACGGTTTTCAATCGCAGCTCTAGTGCCTACGAACAACCAGCAGTAGGTCTGACTAAAGAGGAGATGGAACGGCATAGAAAAGGAGATCTTGCCTTTGATGCTGTCTTCGTCACCGCACCTGCGGAAGTTAATCCCGGTTTAGGACCTTTTTTCAATAACGCCTCTTGTGGGGGGTGTCACCTTCGCGACGGTCGCGGACTGGCAGAGAGGGGTCAACTTTTGGTACGAGTCAGCAGCAATAATGCACAAACGTCTAAATCTCCTGCCGATCCCTCTAAATTCCACTCTGAAGGCTTGGTGGAAATCGAGAATACGCCTCCCGTTCCCGGACTGGGAAATCAGATTCAAGACAGTAGCATCTTTGGACGAGTTCCGGAGGCAAAGGTCAGTATCCAGTGGCAAGAAACCGAAGGCAAGTATCGCGATGGGAATTCCTATAGATTGCGATCGCCCAAAACTAATATTAGTCTGCCTAACGGTCAACCCTTAAGCAAAGAGGTGCTGACCTCTTTACGCATTCCTCCTCCAGTCTTCGGTCTGGGGTTACTAGAAGCCGTTCCCGAAGAGACGATTCGCAATTTAGCCGACCCAGAAGACCAGAACCAAGATGGTATCTCCGGTCGCCCTAACCAAGTTTGGGATGTTTCTGCCAAGTCAACAGCCTTGGGTCGCTTCGGGTTGAAGGCAAATACGCCCAATCTCCTCCAGCAAACGGCGGCAGCTTATGTCAACGATATGGGCATCACCAATCCCCTCTTTCCAGAGGGCAATGGCGAAACGGATATCGATCGCGAGACTTTAGAAAATGCCGCTTTTTACGTGCAAACATTGGGCGTTCCCGCTCGTACTCTGCTCGACGATTCCCAAGTCAAGCGAGGGGAGAAACTGTTTGCTCAAGCAAATTGCAGTGCTTGCCACGTTCCCGAACTACGGACGGGAAATTACAAAGTTAAGGCAC
It includes:
- a CDS encoding RNA-guided endonuclease TnpB family protein, which translates into the protein MYKAIKVRIYPTSEQSQKLGQIMGAARWWWNYALNLCNETYKETGKGLTQIALNKVLRELKKSEDTAWLGECYSQVLQSTTLNLTKAFKNFFEKRAKYPRFKSYHDKQSAQYPQNCQVIDSGIKVPQVGVVKASIHRLFEGDLKTVTLTKTPTGKYYASLLFDTKQETPKVVVTGKVIGIDLGVKDFAITHDGSKTSKYNNPRHIKKHEKNLARKQLLLARKKKGSKSRDKAKKLVARVRERISNARRDFLHKLSRKIVDDNQVVVVENLNIKGMVRLRSLAKAISDVSWGMFVNFLDYKLKDKGGLLLEIDRFFPSSKTCSECLYQMVEMPLEIREWICPSCGTHHDRDENAAKNIRAEGIRQLSVLGIRTAAEGGEVRPKGGRKSVLRHSPVNSEAHTIASA
- a CDS encoding Fe(3+) ABC transporter substrate-binding protein; its protein translation is MNKISRRVFLGTSTAAIAVAASQLTISCTNRTKQINLYSSRHYNTDTQLYDDFTKQTGIEVNVVEGEADQLLERIKSEGASGPADVFVTVDVARLWRAEEAGIFAPITSSVIEQRIPKYMRHPEGYWFGFAKRARVIMYNKERVKPSELSTYEALADPKWKGRIVVRPASNTYNQSLVASMIVAHGQQETEKWCRGIVANLAQPPQGNDMNRIEAVASGIADLTLANTYYFVRFAKSKDPAKQEVFKKVGVFFPNQKDRGAHVNLSGAGLVKTSRNREEAIQFLEFLTSDTAQVFLTKDNYEYPAVEGLSLDPVLASLGSFKPDLTDIASYGPNLAKAVEVMARAGWK
- a CDS encoding imelysin family protein — translated: MNHKKRLSQKQLSCLTAILLSLATLGTGCSSNPSTQADRTSDSNPPAATTETQAGEVREIVVSDFTNRVVVPTYQNLVAKAGELSKAVNAYVANPSNATLKAAQEAWRDARVPWEQSEAFAFGPAASLGYDGDLDDWPVNETDVKAVLASKAELNPDAIAQLQTTQKGFHTIEYLLFGSNNDRKAQDLSKRDLQFLKLLADALNQTAQDLTKSWKEGVGSNPAYSQVLATAGDSSNTTYPTVNAALEEIVQGAIGCLDEVANEKIGEPLKEKTTKNLESRFSHSSLDDFKNNIRSIENAYLGKVAESSASRGKSLSNLVAQADPKLDEQVKSEIQAALAALDAIPNPVEPKMSDAAALAKMEAAQKAILTLHATMEQKVLPLVRG
- a CDS encoding di-heme oxidoredictase family protein, whose amino-acid sequence is MSISSLQWQPRKSFALLALLIVAALAGIVLSKLLHRETIPLAAGEATVFNRSSSAYEQPAVGLTKEEMERHRKGDLAFDAVFVTAPAEVNPGLGPFFNNASCGGCHLRDGRGLAERGQLLVRVSSNNAQTSKSPADPSKFHSEGLVEIENTPPVPGLGNQIQDSSIFGRVPEAKVSIQWQETEGKYRDGNSYRLRSPKTNISLPNGQPLSKEVLTSLRIPPPVFGLGLLEAVPEETIRNLADPEDQNQDGISGRPNQVWDVSAKSTALGRFGLKANTPNLLQQTAAAYVNDMGITNPLFPEGNGETDIDRETLENAAFYVQTLGVPARTLLDDSQVKRGEKLFAQANCSACHVPELRTGNYKVKALANQTIHPYTDLLLHDMGEGLADNRPDFKATGTEWRTPALWGIGLTQTVLPYSGYLHDGRARTLEEAILWHGGEAQASKEAFAKMSKRDRAALVRFLNSL